One window of Deltaproteobacteria bacterium genomic DNA carries:
- a CDS encoding DUF2283 domain-containing protein — protein MKIEYDKKVDALYIRIQEKKVSKTKGLEVGFLPFSGLYAFCIMYHSSYA, from the coding sequence ATGAAGATAGAATATGATAAGAAAGTTGATGCATTATATATACGTATACAGGAAAAGAAGGTATCAAAAACAAAAGGACTTGAAGTTGGATTTCTTCCATTCTCAGGATTATATGCCTTTTGCATCATGTACCATTCTTCTTATGCATAA
- a CDS encoding adenylosuccinate synthase gives MKNVAVIGAQWGDEGKGKVVDLLSESADIIVRYQGGNNAGHTLVINGEKFIFHLIPSGILHKGKICLIGAGVVIDPKVLLEEINALDKRGYSVANVLRISGNAHVIMPYHREIDIMLENKKGAKKIGTTGRGIGPAYEAKMGRRGIRVWDLINPAQFKQKLNETIEDINTYVKAIFKHEGFDVDKIYNEYSVYAEEIKGYVVEGSMFLNKEIDNGKKVLFEGAQGTMLDVDHGTYPFVTSSNTTSGGVCTGTGVSPKKINEIIGVSKAYTTRVGEGPFPTELFDEMGNRIRDVGHEYGATTGRPRRCGWLDLVALKYSAMINGFTGLAITKADVLNGIDKIKLATSYILDGKKIDYVPSNLNDFERCKPDFEEIDGWDNFDGVKDKSSLKPQIKKYIKFIESYTGVKVYILSIGADREDTIIFKDSF, from the coding sequence ATGAAGAATGTAGCAGTCATAGGAGCACAATGGGGTGATGAAGGCAAGGGTAAGGTTGTTGATCTATTAAGTGAGTCTGCGGACATAATAGTCCGGTATCAGGGTGGTAATAATGCAGGACACACGCTTGTTATAAATGGTGAAAAATTTATTTTTCATCTGATTCCATCCGGTATTCTTCATAAAGGTAAAATATGCCTAATAGGTGCAGGGGTTGTAATTGATCCGAAGGTACTTCTTGAGGAGATTAATGCGTTGGATAAACGTGGTTATAGTGTAGCAAATGTATTAAGAATAAGCGGTAATGCACATGTTATAATGCCGTACCATAGAGAGATAGACATCATGCTTGAAAATAAAAAGGGTGCCAAAAAGATTGGCACAACAGGCAGGGGTATTGGCCCTGCTTATGAGGCGAAAATGGGGAGAAGAGGCATAAGGGTATGGGATTTGATAAATCCCGCTCAATTTAAACAGAAGCTTAATGAAACTATTGAAGATATAAACACTTATGTAAAAGCTATATTTAAACATGAGGGTTTTGATGTAGATAAAATTTATAATGAATATAGTGTATATGCTGAAGAAATAAAGGGTTATGTTGTAGAAGGGTCTATGTTTCTAAACAAAGAAATAGATAACGGCAAAAAGGTATTATTTGAAGGCGCGCAGGGAACGATGCTCGATGTTGATCACGGTACATATCCATTTGTTACAAGTTCAAATACTACATCAGGCGGTGTATGTACCGGTACAGGAGTATCTCCCAAAAAGATCAATGAAATCATAGGGGTTTCAAAAGCTTATACAACAAGGGTTGGCGAGGGTCCTTTCCCTACAGAGCTATTTGATGAAATGGGTAATAGGATAAGGGATGTTGGACATGAGTACGGCGCTACAACAGGAAGACCAAGGAGATGCGGATGGCTTGATCTTGTGGCACTGAAATATTCAGCCATGATCAACGGCTTTACAGGGCTTGCTATTACAAAGGCAGATGTATTAAATGGGATTGATAAAATAAAGCTTGCGACAAGTTACATTCTGGATGGTAAAAAGATAGATTATGTTCCGTCGAATCTTAATGATTTTGAAAGATGCAAACCCGACTTTGAAGAGATTGATGGATGGGATAATTTTGATGGTGTAAAAGATAAGTCTTCTCTTAAACCACAGATAAAAAAATATATAAAATTCATAGAGTCATATACAGGCGTAAAGGTTTATATACTATCTATAGGCGCCGATAGAGAAGATACAATTATTTTCAAGGATTCGTTTTAA
- the hisZ gene encoding ATP phosphoribosyltransferase regulatory subunit: MHTKHELPSGVKDYLPSDSYKIKEIETSILNIFRHWGYDYVITPILEYLPVYANEMSWFPDEELIKVIERETGKTMVLRADFTPQIARIVTSKMLNDIPSRLSYSGAVVKHHADKGKKGIYQAGIELIGANGALADAEVMVIASEVLKQSGITDFVFSISHAGFIKAVLDELNLTQEQTSVVIDMMLKKDYTGINDIKSITHIQQYKLNSLFELYGEPSKILPKAIKIFKNNKIKLYISEIDNLLRIIKELNANGKLILDLRELHSLDYHTGIVFQCFTHGYGEELINGGRYDGFLGTFGYDLPATGFGIDLSALAALIKKQDKSSDTIALSDTIPPKEIIQIKELVNKLGYNGMIYYEAKKSKPLKVYLSEEKVKLLISKVKGKYYNLITAKNTIKCKDIEDIKSFLMEER; this comes from the coding sequence TATAAAATAAAAGAGATAGAAACTTCAATATTAAACATATTCAGGCATTGGGGGTATGATTATGTAATTACGCCCATACTTGAATATCTCCCTGTTTATGCCAACGAGATGTCATGGTTCCCCGATGAAGAATTGATCAAGGTAATAGAAAGAGAAACGGGAAAGACCATGGTTCTTAGAGCAGATTTTACGCCACAGATTGCAAGGATTGTCACATCGAAGATGTTAAACGATATTCCGTCAAGGCTGTCATACAGTGGTGCTGTTGTAAAACACCATGCTGACAAAGGGAAAAAGGGAATTTATCAGGCAGGTATCGAGCTAATAGGTGCAAACGGTGCATTAGCTGATGCCGAGGTAATGGTAATTGCATCGGAGGTGTTAAAACAATCTGGTATCACTGATTTTGTTTTTTCAATAAGTCATGCGGGATTCATAAAAGCAGTGCTTGATGAACTTAATCTTACACAAGAGCAAACATCGGTTGTTATAGACATGATGCTTAAAAAAGATTATACAGGTATTAATGATATTAAAAGCATAACGCATATACAGCAGTATAAACTTAATAGTCTTTTCGAGCTTTATGGTGAACCCTCAAAAATATTACCAAAGGCAATAAAAATCTTTAAAAATAATAAAATTAAATTATATATTAGTGAGATAGATAATTTATTGAGAATAATTAAAGAGTTAAATGCGAATGGAAAGCTCATACTTGATCTAAGAGAATTACACAGCTTAGATTACCATACAGGCATTGTTTTTCAATGCTTTACGCATGGATATGGTGAAGAACTTATAAATGGCGGCAGATATGATGGGTTTCTAGGTACTTTTGGCTATGATCTGCCAGCTACAGGTTTTGGTATTGATCTATCAGCTCTTGCAGCACTTATTAAAAAACAGGATAAATCATCAGATACAATAGCACTTTCTGACACAATTCCGCCTAAAGAAATAATACAAATCAAAGAGCTTGTTAATAAACTTGGATATAATGGTATGATTTATTATGAAGCAAAAAAAAGTAAGCCTTTAAAGGTTTACTTGTCAGAAGAAAAAGTAAAGCTGCTTATATCAAAGGTTAAAGGAAAATACTATAATTTGATTACCGCAAAAAATACAATAAAATGTAAAGATATCGAGGATATAAAATCATTCCTTATGGAGGAAAGATGA